The genome window GCATGACTTCCTCACCAAGCCGGTGGACCCGGACGTGCTGCTCGTCGTCGTGCAGCGCGCGCTCGCCCGCGTCACGCTGGAGCGGCGCGTGGAGACGCTGCGCACGTCCCTGGAGCGCGCCTCGGCGGACGCGGCGATGGTGGGGCAGAGCGCCGCGTTCCTCGCCGCCGTGTCGCTGGCCGAGCGCGTGGCCGCCAGTGACTTGCCCGTCCTCGTCACGGGGGAGAACGGCACCGGCAAGGAGCTGCTCGCGCGCACCGTGCACCTCAAGAGCCGCAGACACGCGGGGCCCTTCATCCCCGTCAACTGCGGCGCGCTGCCGGAGACGCTGCTGGAGAGCGCGCTCTTCGGTCACGTGAAGGGCAGCTTCACCGGCGCGACGAAAGACCATCGCGGGCTCTTCGCGGAGGCGGACGGCGGCACGCTGTTCCTCGATGAGCTCGGGGACATGACGCCCTCGCTCCAGGTCAAGGTGCTGCGCGCGCTGGAGACCGGAGACCTCCTCCCGGTGGGCGCGGACCGCCCTGTCCACGTGGACGTGCGCCTCGTCACGGCCACGCACCGCGACCTGGGCCGCATGCTCCAGGAGGGCACCTTCCGCGAGGACCTCTACTGGCGCGTCAAGGGCGTGGAGGTCCGCCTGCCGCCCTTGCGCGAGCGCGCCTCCGACCTGCCGCTGCTCGCCAAGCACTTCCTCAACCAGTGCGCGCACCTGTGTCCGGATGGCAGGGCACGGCTGTTGTCGGACGCCGCCGCGGAGGCGCTCGCCGCACACGGGTGGCCCGGCAACCTGCGCGAGCTGCGCCACGAGATGCAGCGCGCGTCCGTGCTGGCCGGAGAGCGCCGCGAGCTCCAGCCCGAGGACCTGTCATTCACCGGCAGCGAGCGGCCGCGCGCGAGCACCTCGGGTGGCACCACCCTGGCCGCGAAGGTGGAGGCGCTGGAGCGGCGCGAAATCGAGAGCGCGCTGGAGCGCTGTCACAACAACCGCACGCACACCGCGGAGGCGCTCGGCCTGTCGCGGCAGGGGCTGCTCAAGAAGCTGGAGCGCTACGGCCTGACGTGAGTCAGAACAGGCGCGCCCCCAGGCCCGCCCTCACGCCCCAGCCCAGGCGCGTGTCGGAGAGGCCCACGCGCTCGCGGAACGTCTCCAGTCCCAGCTGCCCCGCGAGCAGGATGGACACGTCGTTGCCCAGGTACACCTCCACGCCGCCGCCGCCCAGCACCTGCGCGCGCCGCGACTCGGACTTGGAGAGGCCCACGTCCACCGGCACGTCGACCAGGCCCAGAATCGTCACCGTCTCCGCCACCCGCCAGCCCACCACCAGCCCGGGGGACAGGCGCAAGAGCACGCCCGAGAAGTTCTGGTCGTCCATGTACGTGGAGCCGGAGTTGAGCACCACGCCCAGCCCCAGCGTGGGCGCCATGGACACCGTGCCGTTGTCCATCACCTTCACCCGGCCCACCAGCTCCAGCGCCGCGGACAGCTGGAACCAGTTGAAGCGCGCCCGCGCCTCCAGCTCCAGCAGCGACAGCCCCTGACGGAAGCCCACGCCCAGCTCCGGCGCGCCCGCGTAGCCGTACACCGCCGTCACCCCGGCCGGCAGCGTCACCGGCGCAATCACCGCGCCCAGCCGGTCCTCCCCGGACTCCATCGCCGTCTGCTCCACGCTGACCGAACCCGCCTCCCCCGGTTGCCCGGGCGAGCCCTGCTGGGCAAAGGCGGCGGAGGCCAGGAGCAGTGCGGACACCAGGACGGAGCGAGGGCTCGAGCGCGTCATGCCGCGCACCCTACCGCGCCAGGAGGGTGACGGAAACTCAACGATTCCGAGGACTTGTGTCCAGGTTGCGAAGTTGTCGAACTTCGCTGGAATAATTCGTTATCCATGGCTGCCGCGCTTCCCCATCTGCCCCTGTCGAGCCCTTCCGAGGACCCGGTGCCCTCGGAGGTCGGCTCGCGCCGGCGTGGGGGACGGAGCCGGGCGCGGGTGCTGCTGGTGGACTCGGACGCGCTCGCGCAGTCGGCGCTGGCGGCGGCCCTGGTGGAGGCGGGCTTCGAGGCGCTGCTGGTGGGCGACGTGCGCGGCGCGCTGGAGGCGCTGGCCTCGGACGGGCCGTTGCCGCGGCTGGTCATCGCCGAGGTGGAGCTGCCGGACGGTGACGGCTTCAGCCTGTGCGGACAGCTCCGCGCGGACGTGCGCACCGCGGGCGTGCCGGTGTTGCTGCTGGCCCGGCGCGAGGAGGAGTTCCACCGAGATTTGGCCGCCGGGGTGGGCGCGGACGACTACCTGACGCGGCCGGTGGACGTGGAGGACGTGGTGGCGCTGGCGCGGCTCAAGTCGGAGCGGGCCACGGGCGAGTCCACCTTCGAGTCCCACACCGCGCGGCTGCCGCTGACGAAGGTGGCGCGGGCGCTGCTGTCGGGCGTGCGCTCCGGGCGGGTGGTGCTGGCGGAGGGCGAGGGCTGGTTCTCGTTCCGGCACGGGCTGGTGGTGGACGCGATGTTCCACGGCGTGCGCGGCAGCCTCGCGTTCCGGAGGATGCTGGGCTTCGCCCACGGCGACTACGCGGTGGCGCTGGGGCCGGAGCTGCACAAGGGCTCGTTCACCATGGACCGGGCCTATCTCTCCGAGTCGGTGCTGCCGGCGCTGGAGCGCTTCGAGGCGCTCAGGGCGCGAGGGCTGCCGCTGGCGTCGCGGCTCACGGTGGACTTCGCGAGGCTCGCGCGGGAGCTCGCCACCCTGCCCGAGGACGTGGGCGTGCTGGTGCGGCTGTTCGATGGGCGACGCACGGTGCGCGCCGTGCTGCTCGAGTGCGACTTCCCGGAGGTGGTGACGTACGAGGCGGCCACGCGGCTGTTCGCGCTGGGCGTGCTCGTCCCCGCCTGTCTCATGGAGGAGCGCGAGCGCGGGGCGGGCTCGGGCGACGTGCCCGGCTTCTTCGAGCCCCTGCCCTCGGTGGAGCCCGGGGCCACCGTGACGGAACCGGACGCGGACCGACGAGAGGTTTGACTCCGCGCCCCGGGCTGGGAGACAAGGCCGCCACGAGGCGACACCTTCCATGTCCGGTCACAATCGGTGGTCGAAGATCAAGCGCCAGAAGGCCGCGATGGGCGCGACCAAGGGCAAGCTCTATTCGAAGGTCATCAAGGAGATCACCGT of Myxococcus fulvus contains these proteins:
- a CDS encoding sigma-54-dependent transcriptional regulator — translated: MAPAQPLLLVDDDAAFRKVYGSLLRDAGYEVVEAGDRPSARAAFDARDFPLVLLDLMLPPDGSVSAGLEGLAALLEARPGAKVIVVSGAGDTRHSLEAIRLGAHDFLTKPVDPDVLLVVVQRALARVTLERRVETLRTSLERASADAAMVGQSAAFLAAVSLAERVAASDLPVLVTGENGTGKELLARTVHLKSRRHAGPFIPVNCGALPETLLESALFGHVKGSFTGATKDHRGLFAEADGGTLFLDELGDMTPSLQVKVLRALETGDLLPVGADRPVHVDVRLVTATHRDLGRMLQEGTFREDLYWRVKGVEVRLPPLRERASDLPLLAKHFLNQCAHLCPDGRARLLSDAAAEALAAHGWPGNLRELRHEMQRASVLAGERRELQPEDLSFTGSERPRASTSGGTTLAAKVEALERREIESALERCHNNRTHTAEALGLSRQGLLKKLERYGLT
- a CDS encoding response regulator; its protein translation is MAAALPHLPLSSPSEDPVPSEVGSRRRGGRSRARVLLVDSDALAQSALAAALVEAGFEALLVGDVRGALEALASDGPLPRLVIAEVELPDGDGFSLCGQLRADVRTAGVPVLLLARREEEFHRDLAAGVGADDYLTRPVDVEDVVALARLKSERATGESTFESHTARLPLTKVARALLSGVRSGRVVLAEGEGWFSFRHGLVVDAMFHGVRGSLAFRRMLGFAHGDYAVALGPELHKGSFTMDRAYLSESVLPALERFEALRARGLPLASRLTVDFARLARELATLPEDVGVLVRLFDGRRTVRAVLLECDFPEVVTYEAATRLFALGVLVPACLMEERERGAGSGDVPGFFEPLPSVEPGATVTEPDADRREV